The Polyangium aurulentum genomic interval CGCCTGGGCGAGGGTGTCAATCCGCTTATGTCACGGCCTGAAGGACCGCCCCTCACGGAGCCTCGCTGTCGCTCGGTGAGGGCTTGTCGCTGGGCGGCGCGGGCAGGGTGCTGTCGCGCGGCCGGGGCTCGGTCGCGGGCGGCTCCTCCTCGGCGTCCATGAAGATGTCGTTGGTGATGTCCTCGGCGTTGAGCTCCTCGCGGGCCGAGCGCAGGTCTTGCGAGGTCTGGTCGAGGCGATCGGCGAGCACGCCGAGGAACTGCCAGAGCAGCTTGACGGCGAGCTCGTGCTCCTTGCGGAGGATCTCGTAGAAGTCTGCGCGGTGCAGGACGATGAGCTCGGCGGCCTCGATGGCCGTGATCGTCGCCGAGCGCGGCATCGCGCGGATCAGGGCCATCTCGCCGAAGTGCTCGCCGGGGCCGAACTCGGTGAGGACGGCGTCGCCGCGGCTGACGCGCACCTGGCCCGAGAGCATGATGAACAGCTCGTCGCCGCGATCGCCCTCCTCGACCACGACCTGGCCCGAGTCGTACGAGACGACCTCGGCGACCTGCATGATCCGGAGCATCTCGCGCTCGGACAGGCGCGCGAAGAGGGGCATCTTCGCGAGCACCTCGCGCTTGAGGTGGAGCCTGCGCGCGCGGGTGTCGTCCTTCGCGTCGCCCGCGCCGAGGCGCACGAGGATCGCGGTGATGTTGTCCTTGCCGCCCTTGCGGTTGGCGAGATCGATGAGCTCGCGCGTCGCGGTCTCGCCGTCCTGCTCCTCGAA includes:
- a CDS encoding Stp1/IreP family PP2C-type Ser/Thr phosphatase; its protein translation is MALSENIEFFAATDVGRVRDHNEDNFLVDKKLALSIVADGMGGHAAGEVASALAVRIIHEEVKKQREVIEKHDREGVSGRAGAKEILGILEVAVQRACARIHEEAKQDANKRGMGTTLSALLIVGAHGFIAHVGDSRIYLLRGGKVQQITEDHTVYNELIKRGKLTRDQIEKVAQKNAITRAVGVYERVEVDTLTIEVLPGDQFLLASDGLHGYIAHTAELEPYFEEQDGETATRELIDLANRKGGKDNITAILVRLGAGDAKDDTRARRLHLKREVLAKMPLFARLSEREMLRIMQVAEVVSYDSGQVVVEEGDRGDELFIMLSGQVRVSRGDAVLTEFGPGEHFGEMALIRAMPRSATITAIEAAELIVLHRADFYEILRKEHELAVKLLWQFLGVLADRLDQTSQDLRSAREELNAEDITNDIFMDAEEEPPATEPRPRDSTLPAPPSDKPSPSDSEAP